One genomic region from Salvia hispanica cultivar TCC Black 2014 chromosome 2, UniMelb_Shisp_WGS_1.0, whole genome shotgun sequence encodes:
- the LOC125208192 gene encoding uncharacterized protein LOC125208192 produces METGKLSNASIALILEDIMHNYRFETMCILYLIAARTRSRARSRRAAARQPFTIISRMPNQVNHMDRLVGATDVDCVNNLRMDRNTFGRLCQLLRHIGGLTDGKYVVVEEQVAIFLSILAHHKKNRIVKFDFLRSGQTISHYVHRVLHAILKMHTLFLVKPDPITDDCLDPRWKWFKGCLGALDGTYINMLVPNADKPRYRTRKGQISTNTLAVCDRYMRFVYVLPGWEGSAADSRVLRDAVNRVHGLRVPRGNYYLCDNGYANCDGFLTPYKAVRYHLKDWGPIAEMPQNPKEIFNMRHTRARNVIERAFAVLKMRWAILRSAAFYPVKVQIRLIMACFLLHNFIRSEMTSDPIEQEIDGVEGDEDAEHDDEGIEFVDGVEPSTEWNQKREEMAQVMWDQRQGVGA; encoded by the exons ATGGAGACTGGTAAATTATCTAATGCATCAATTGCCTTAatacttgaggacattatGCACAACTACAGGTTCGAAACAATGTGTATTCTTTACCTAATAGCTGCAAGGACTCGTAGCAGAGCGCGTAGTCGACGAGCAGCGGCTAGACAACCATTCACCATAATAAGTCGGATGCCAAATCAAGTTAATCACATGGATAGGTTAGTAGGAGCCACAGATGTCGATTGTGTGAACAACCTCCGAATGGACCGTAACACATTTGGGAGGTTATGTCAGTTACTTAGACATATAGGAGGTCTTACGGATGGGAAATATGTTGTTGTGGAGGAGCAAGTAGCTATATTCTTAAGTATCTTAGCACACCATAAAAAGAATAGGAttgttaaatttgattttttgagaTCGGGACAGACAATATCTCACTATGTACATCGTGTTCTACATGCGATTTTAAAGATGCACACCCTTTTTTTGGTGAAGCCTGACCCAATAACCGATGATTGCCTTGATCCACGATGGAAGTGGTTTAAG GGTTGTCTGGGAGCCCTTGATGGGACGTATATCAACATGCTTGTGCCAAATGCAGACAAGCCAAGGTATCGGACACGGAAGGGACAAATATCGACAAACACATTGGCTGTGTGTGATCGATATATGAggtttgtttatgttttaccGGGATGGGAAGGCTCGGCTGCAGATTCTAGAGTACTTCGTGACGCAGTCAATCGGGTTCATGGATTGCGAGTACCAAGAG GGAATTATTACTTGTGCGACAATGGGTACGCAAACTGCGATGGATTCTTGACTCCATACAAAGCTGTACGTTACCATTTAAAGGATTGGGGCCCTATTGCAGAAATGCCTCAGAACCCAAAGGAAATTTTTAACATGAGACACACCAGAGCACGTAATGTGATTGAGAGAGCCTTTGCTGTACTAAAAATGCGTTGGGCAATTCTGCGTAGTGCAGCATTCTACCCGGTTAAAGTCCAAATTCGATTAATTATGGCCTGTTTTTTgcttcataattttattcgCTCTGAGATGACATCTGATCCAATAGAGCAAGAAATAGATGGTGTTGAAGGTGATGAGGATGCTGAACATGATGACGAAGGGATAGAATTTGTGGATGGTGTAGAACCTTCAACGGAGTGGAACCAAAAACGTGAAGAAATGGCGCAAGTCATGTGGGACCAG AGACAAGGTGTTGGAGCATGA
- the LOC125203799 gene encoding berberine bridge enzyme-like 18 → MKIVTIIPTLPFILLLILSSSSAHEHQDFLQCLSQQFNNYSSISNIVYTPNNSSYTPILRFLGQNLRFLTESTPKPQVIITPEHESQIPPLIQCAKQSGVEIRTRSGGHDFEGLSYTAQVPFAIIDLFKLSEIEVDVETKTAWVGGGASLGSIYYRVAEKSPVLGFPAGLCPTVGVGGHFSGGGYGTLLRKYGMAGDNIIDARIVDVNGRILDRKSMGEDLFWAIRGGGGASFGVIVAWKLQLVDVPETVTVFTIDRTLEQNATELVHRWQYIAHKFDKDLLVRVLVRRVNSTENKTNMTIQASFSSIYFGNIEKLIPLMQKSFPELGLKREDCTEVSWIRSTVYFAGFPIATPIEILLNRTMPQQIYFKGKSDYVQKPIPKHGLRGIWRLFYEAEAAMAQFAFTPYGGRMAEISSSAIPYPHRGENLFSVVYWQIYDGRNPGRYIGWLRRLYDYMAPYVSKNPRGAYVNYRDLDIGVNNVVGETSYKQASVWGKKYFGGNFDRLVRVKTVVDPQNFFRSEQSIAVAII, encoded by the coding sequence ATGAAGATTGTTACAATTATTCCTACTCTTCCATTCATCCTTCTTCTCATATTGTCAAGCTCAAGTGCACATGAACACCAAGATTTTCTTCAATGTCTCTCCCAACAATTCAACAACTACTCTTCAATTTCAAACATTGTTTACACTCCAAACAACTCATCCTACACTCCCATCCTAAGATTCCTAGGCCAAAACCTTAGATTCCTGACGGAATCCACGCCTAAACCGCAAGTGATCATAACACCAGAACACGAATCTCAAATCCCGCCTCTCATTCAATGCGCTAAACAGAGCGGTGTAGAGATCAGAACGCGAAGCGGGGGCCATGACTTCGAGGGGCTATCTTACACGGCGCAAGTCCCATTTGCGATCATCGATTTGTTCAAACTCAGTGAAATCGAAGTCGATGTGGAAACCAAAACCGCATGGGTCGGAGGCGGGGCGAGCCTCGGATCCATCTACTACAGGGTAGCAGAGAAAAGCCCGGTCCTGGGATTCCCGGCCGGTCTTTGCCCAACGGTCGGGGTCGGCGGCCACTTCAGCGGAGGAGGCTACGGCACACTGCTGAGAAAGTACGGAATGGCAGGGGACAACATCATCGATGCAAGAATAGTCGACGTCAACGGCAGAATCCTTGACAGGAAATCAATGGGCGAGGATCTATTCTGGGCCATCAGAGGCGGTGGAGGCGCCAGTTTCGGCGTGATCGTTGCTTGGAAGTTACAACTGGTGGATGTTCCAGAAACTGTCACTGTTTTCACAATTGACAGGACACTGGAACAGAACGCGACTGAACTGGTCCACCGCTGGCAATACATCGCGCATAAATTCGACAAAGATTTGCTCGTGAGAGTCCTTGTAAGAAGAGTCAATTCCACCGAAAACAAAACGAACATGACGATCCAAGCTTCGTTTAGCTCAATCTACTTCGGTAACATCGAAAAATTGATTCCATTGATGCAAAAAAGCTTTCCAGAATTAGGCCTGAAAAGAGAAGACTGCACCGAGGTGAGCTGGATCCGATCCACCGTCTACTTCGCCGGATTCCCAATCGCGACGCCGATCGAAATTCTGCTCAACAGAACTATGCCGCAGCAGATATACTTCAAAGGAAAATCCGATTACGTGCAGAAACCGATCCCCAAACACGGCCTAAGAGGCATATGGAGGCTTTTCTACGAAGCAGAGGCGGCGATGGCGCAGTTCGCCTTCACCCCCTACGGCGGGAGAATGGCGGAGATTTCAAGCTCCGCCATTCCGTACCCTCACAGAGGGGAGAATTTGTTCAGCGTGGTGTACTGGCAAATTTACGATGGCCGGAATCCGGGGAGGTACATTGGTTGGCTTCGGCGGCTTTATGATTACATGGCTCCTTATGTTTCGAAGAATCCGAGGGGGGCGTATGTCAACTACAGAGATCTTGATATCGGGGTCAACAACGTTGTAGGAGAGACGAGCTATAAACAAGCGAGTGTTTGGGGGAAGAAATATTTTGGTGGGAATTTCGATCGGCTTGTTCGGGTGAAGACAGTTGTTGATCCGCAGAATTTCTTCAGGAGCGAACAGAGCATTGCTGTGgctataatataa